The DNA window ATGCAGCTAAATCAGCTTGTGCGCCTTTATCAGTAGCTAAAATTTCAAGAACTTCGCCACTCTCCATTGTTTTCATTTCTTTTCTTGTTTTTACGATTGGCATTGGACATGCTAATCCTTTTGCATCTAATACTTTAGTTGAGTTC is part of the Planococcus sp. PAMC 21323 genome and encodes:
- a CDS encoding sulfurtransferase TusA family protein, producing MNSTKVLDAKGLACPMPIVKTRKEMKTMESGEVLEILATDKGAQADLAAWAKSGGHELMESQVEGDVFKFWIKKG